The Eggerthella guodeyinii sequence CGCAGCGTGCGAGGTTTTCGGGTAGGCGGAACGCTGCGCCTCTCGGAACCCCTTACGGGTTGCACACGGAACAGGCGTCGTAACCCTGGGCAAGGGCGTCGGAGCGCGATACCGGGATCTTGCTCTTCTTCAGGTATCGGCAACCGTCGCGGTGGTACTTCTCGCCCGTGTTCGTGATGTACACGGTGTCTCCCCCGCTACCGCCTCCTCCGCTTGCCGCAGCAGCGGCCGCAGCGGCTTCCTGCTCGGCGGCGGCCGCCGCGGCGGCTTCTTCTTCAGCGGCTGCGGCTGCGGCGGCCTCTTCCGCCGCCCGCTGCTCCGCTTCCTCTTGCGCCGCCCTCTCCGCCTGCGCTTTCTCCATCGCCTCGACGTCTTGCGCCACGCTGATGCGCACCGTATGGTCTTCGGCGCCGTCAAAGGAGTAGCTGACGCGCTCGGCCTTGAACAGCACGTCCCCCGCCGCGAGCGACGAGGCGTCCACTTCGAAGACATACGATCCAGCCGGATACGGGAGCGCGTACGTCTTGCCGACGGCGGCCTCGCGCGTATCGCTCACCTTCGCGCCGTCCTTCTGCGTTCCGGTGACGCGCACCTTGACGGACGCGGGCACCTCGCCTTCGCCGTCGGCCTCCACGACGAAGCTCAGCTCGTGCCCCTCAGGTTCTTCGGCCGCCTTCGGTTCCTGCTGCTCAGGTGCGGGATCGGGAGGCTGCTGCACGTCCGCATGGTTGCCCCCGGACGCCGCGCCGCCGGCCATGAGCACGATGCCGAGCAAGACCGAGCACGCACCCATCGCGAGCGTCGCCCTGGGCGCGGCGAGCTTGCGCGAACCCGCGTCCGACGAGCTCTTGCGATCGTGCAGGAACAGCCCGAACGACCCGATGCCGCATGCCACGCCCAGCAGCGCAAACGTGCCCGTGAAACACAGCAGCAAGCCGACGACGGCCAACGCCAGCGGCAGCCATGGCCGCAGCTGCGCAGCAGGCTTCTTCTCGGACGGGAAAGCGACGATGCCGCCTTCGAACGAGCCGGGTTCGTACGGCTCGCTTGAGGCGGCAATCGGCACGGTCGCCGCCGGCTCGGCGGCGGTCGCAGGCGCATCGCCGACCGACGCCGCCGGCTTCTCGCCTTCGGCGGAACGGCCCGCCTCGGTCAAGCGAACCTTTCCGCGCGTCGGATACTCGATCAGCCCTTCGCGATGAAGCTCCGATCGAGCCTTCTCGAAGCGGTTGGAAAAGAGCGTCGTGGCGCTGCCGCCAATGCGGTAGGCTCGCTGCTTGGACGAAAGGCCCAGGCGATTCGCCGTCTCGTGCTCGAACGATTCGAGCGACCGCGCCCGCCCGCTCGCAAGCGCCTCGAGCGCCGCCGGCTTGATCGCCTCGACAGCGGGAATGCTCGCACGCGACAGCTCTTCCGAATCGCCCATATCCATCATCCCTCTCGCCGCACCGAGCGCCGCCCCCTTCGCGTCTCAGCGCGCCCGTCCGATTCAACTAGGAGTTCATTCTAGCAAACTCACGGCTCGATGATGATCTTTTTAGTGAGGGATTGAGAGATCGGGGCTCATGCTTCCCGCAGCGCCACCTCGATGCGGAGGCGGTCGCCTTCGAGGGCGGCCGCCACGGTGGCGCCCATGGCGGCGGCCAGCTGGGCGACGATGGCCAGCCCCAAGCCGGCACCGCCGCTCGACCGGGAGCCTTCCCCCTGGTAGAAGCGCTCGAACAGGCGATCGACGTCGAGCGCGTCAGGGTTCGCCACGCGGTTCTCAACCGAGATGCGCGCGCCGCGCTGCACGACGACCGGCGCCGCCGCGCCGTGGCGCAGGGCGTTCGCCGCCAGGTTGCGCACGATGCGCGCGAGCGCCTCGGCGTCGGCCAACGCGAGCGCCTCGTCGTCGAGGGTCACGCTCGGCTCCCAACCGCGCTCGCGGAACTGCGGGTACAGGCCCATGAGCACATCGCCCACCACGTCGGCGGGCTTCATCGGCTCGCAGACCACCTCGAACGACGGATCGTGCACCTGCGCGAACGAGAACAGATCGTCCAACAGCGCCCGCACGTCGCCCAGCCGATGGGCGGCGGCGCTCAGGAAGCGCGCTTTCTCGGCCGGATCCTCCTCGCCGTCCACCAGCTGCAGGTAGCCCTGCGCTCCGGCGAGCGGGGTGCGGATGTCGTGCGACAGGCAGGTGAGCCCCGTCTGGAACGCCTGGCGCCCCTGCTGCGCGGCGATGCGCTCGTCTTGCAGTTCGCGAAGCTCGGCGTTCACCCCGCGCGCCAGCGACAGCATGCCGCGCGTGCGCACGCCGGTCGTCATCCGGGCGCTTCCGGCAGGTTCGCGCTGGTCGAGGAAGCGCGCCATGCGGCGCAGCTCCCGCTCGTACCGCAAGGCGACGATGCCCGCCCCCGCCGCTGCCGCCGCAACGGCCACGATGACCAGCACGAACCCGTCCATGGCCTACACGTCCTTTCGAGCGCACACGCGCAACGCCACCGCCGCGCACGCCACGAGCACGACACCGGACGAGATGAGGATGTGCCCCACGTCGCCCGGCGACGCCAGCAGCGCCTGGCCGCCCTGCCTCAGCAGCACGCAGCTGCCGTACGGAAGCCACTCCGCTGCGCGAGCGAGGGGCTCCCACGCAACGGAAGTGCTCGCGAGCATCGCGACGACGATGCCCACGCCCCTGCTCCGCGTCAGCCAGGTTGCCGTCGCGGCCAGCATTCCATACGTCCAAAGGACCAGCAGCAGCAACCCGTACCAGACGGCGATTTCCGCGACCGAGTCCGCATGGGCGTACGTGAACCCTGCCGCCTTGAGAAAGATTTCGAACACCGCGATACCGAACACCGAGAGCGCCGCCGAGAGCAGGATGACGAACACGATCTTCCCGCTGTAGTAGCCCAAGCGATCCCGGTGCGACAGGGGCAGGCTCTTCACGAAGCCGCTTGAGAAATCAAGCGCGAAGAACTGGGCGACCACCACGGAGACGAGGATGACCATCGTCCAGATCCACAGACCGGACTGAATCCGCGTGAAGCTTTCAAACTCCTTGCCGTTTTGGATCGCCATCGACGAGGAGCCGCTCCCGCCCGTCACGCCGAGACCGGGCGTGGCCGCCGCGCTCATCATATACACCGAAAACGCTACTACCGCGAGGACGATGCCGAGCGTTACGTACAGCGTCTTGCTCTTAATCAGGCGGTACACATCCATGCGCAGGTACTTAAGCATGAGTACCATCCCCTCCCATGAGTTCGAGGAAGAAGTCCTCCAGATCGCGCTCGTGGACGCGCAGCTCGTACACCGGGATGTTGTTCGCAGCCAGAAACGTGCCGATCATGGTCGCGTCGAGCGCTGCGTGCTCCTCCGAAGCGTCCTGCAAGCGCAGCGTCCCGTCCGGCAACGCCGTGCAGGCGATGCCGGGATGCGCCTCGGCCAGCAGCGCCAGCGTGCGCTCCGGCTCGGCCGTGCGCACGACCAGGTAGTCGCCGCACGCTTGGGCCACCTCGTCCGCCGTCATCTCGCATACCATTCGGCCCGCGTTGATCACGCCGTAGCGCGTGGCGATGCGCCCCAGCTGGTCGAGTACGTGCGAGCTCACCACCACGGTGACGCCGCGCTGCTCGTTCAAGCGGATGATGAGGTTGCGCATCTCGCGCACGCCCTCGGGATCGAGCCCGTTCATCGGCTCGTCCAGCAACAGCAGGTCGGGCGAGCCGAGCATCGCCAGCGCCAATCCGAGGCGCTGCTTCATGCCCATCGAGTAGTCCTCCGTTCGCTTCCTGCCCGCAGTGTTCAGCCCCACGATGCTCAGCAGCTGCTCGATTTCCTCCACATCGTCCACGATGCCCAGCGCGATGGCCTTGCAGCGCATGTTATCGAACGCGGACATGTTGGGGTACAGCCCCGGGCTTTCCACCAGCGCGCCGATGCGGACGGCCTCGCCGTACTCGGCGTCGCCCGACGGGTCGGCGGCCAGACGGCCGAACAGCCGCACCTCCCCCGCCGTCGGGCGGATCATGCCGCACATCATCTTCATCGTCGTGGATTTGCCCGCGCCGTTTCGCCCGACGAACCCGTAGATGTCGCCTTGCGCGACATGCATGTTCAACCTGTCGACGACGTTGCGTCTCCCATAGGCTTTGCTCAGGCCCCGCGTCTCAATTGCCAGCA is a genomic window containing:
- a CDS encoding winged helix-turn-helix domain-containing protein is translated as MGDSEELSRASIPAVEAIKPAALEALASGRARSLESFEHETANRLGLSSKQRAYRIGGSATTLFSNRFEKARSELHREGLIEYPTRGKVRLTEAGRSAEGEKPAASVGDAPATAAEPAATVPIAASSEPYEPGSFEGGIVAFPSEKKPAAQLRPWLPLALAVVGLLLCFTGTFALLGVACGIGSFGLFLHDRKSSSDAGSRKLAAPRATLAMGACSVLLGIVLMAGGAASGGNHADVQQPPDPAPEQQEPKAAEEPEGHELSFVVEADGEGEVPASVKVRVTGTQKDGAKVSDTREAAVGKTYALPYPAGSYVFEVDASSLAAGDVLFKAERVSYSFDGAEDHTVRISVAQDVEAMEKAQAERAAQEEAEQRAAEEAAAAAAAEEEAAAAAAAEQEAAAAAAAASGGGGSGGDTVYITNTGEKYHRDGCRYLKKSKIPVSRSDALAQGYDACSVCNP
- a CDS encoding sensor histidine kinase translates to MDGFVLVIVAVAAAAAGAGIVALRYERELRRMARFLDQREPAGSARMTTGVRTRGMLSLARGVNAELRELQDERIAAQQGRQAFQTGLTCLSHDIRTPLAGAQGYLQLVDGEEDPAEKARFLSAAAHRLGDVRALLDDLFSFAQVHDPSFEVVCEPMKPADVVGDVLMGLYPQFRERGWEPSVTLDDEALALADAEALARIVRNLAANALRHGAAAPVVVQRGARISVENRVANPDALDVDRLFERFYQGEGSRSSGGAGLGLAIVAQLAAAMGATVAAALEGDRLRIEVALREA
- a CDS encoding ABC transporter ATP-binding protein is translated as MLAIETRGLSKAYGRRNVVDRLNMHVAQGDIYGFVGRNGAGKSTTMKMMCGMIRPTAGEVRLFGRLAADPSGDAEYGEAVRIGALVESPGLYPNMSAFDNMRCKAIALGIVDDVEEIEQLLSIVGLNTAGRKRTEDYSMGMKQRLGLALAMLGSPDLLLLDEPMNGLDPEGVREMRNLIIRLNEQRGVTVVVSSHVLDQLGRIATRYGVINAGRMVCEMTADEVAQACGDYLVVRTAEPERTLALLAEAHPGIACTALPDGTLRLQDASEEHAALDATMIGTFLAANNIPVYELRVHERDLEDFFLELMGGDGTHA